In Streptomyces capitiformicae, one genomic interval encodes:
- a CDS encoding alpha/beta hydrolase translates to MTRFLRGAALAAAVLLVAGCSGGTDDGKAGGETSASSLASQKLGWGRCKATSEGPAPGDDWQCATMKVPLDYAKPHGETIGLALIRSEATGDESERLGSLLFNFGGPGGSGVSGMPSYAGLTGELHKRYDLVSWDPRGVAESQGVRCRSDKEIQAAESVDATPDDAGEETAFFEDAADFGAGCEKAAGKLVAHVSTADTARDMDLMRQVLGDDKMHYFGISYGTELGGVYAHLFPKNVGRLVLDAVVDPTADTVGHAKNQTLGFQRALDNYLKSTGQDPEEGTQKIANLLERIDAEPLSTTSGRELTQSLATTGIVLPLYSEQSWPALTSALDAAEDGDGTELLSLADGYNERDASGRYGTTTHSQRVISCLDQKQRPTSDETKKLLPEFREISPVFGEFLGWDTAGWCHDWPVAGQTDSPEVSAPGAEPVLVVGNTGDPATPYEGAQKMAEELGEDVGVVLTWKGEGHGAYGSGSSCVDSTVNAYLLDGTVPDDGKVCA, encoded by the coding sequence ATGACGCGATTCTTACGGGGAGCGGCTCTGGCAGCGGCGGTGCTGCTGGTCGCCGGTTGCAGCGGCGGCACGGACGACGGGAAGGCCGGCGGTGAGACATCGGCCTCGTCGCTCGCCTCGCAGAAGCTCGGCTGGGGGCGCTGCAAAGCGACATCGGAAGGGCCCGCGCCGGGCGACGACTGGCAGTGCGCGACGATGAAGGTCCCGCTGGACTACGCGAAGCCCCACGGGGAGACGATCGGGCTCGCGCTGATCCGGAGCGAGGCCACCGGCGACGAGAGCGAACGCCTCGGCTCGCTCCTGTTCAACTTCGGCGGACCTGGCGGTTCCGGCGTCTCCGGAATGCCGTCCTACGCCGGCCTCACGGGCGAACTGCACAAGCGGTACGACCTGGTGAGCTGGGATCCGCGCGGGGTCGCCGAGAGCCAGGGCGTGCGCTGTCGCAGCGACAAGGAGATCCAGGCGGCCGAGTCGGTGGACGCCACGCCGGACGACGCGGGCGAGGAGACGGCCTTCTTCGAGGACGCGGCCGACTTCGGCGCGGGCTGCGAGAAAGCGGCGGGCAAGCTGGTGGCACATGTCTCGACCGCCGACACGGCCCGCGACATGGACCTCATGCGCCAGGTCCTCGGCGACGACAAGATGCACTACTTCGGCATCTCGTACGGCACCGAACTGGGCGGCGTCTACGCCCACCTGTTCCCCAAGAACGTGGGACGCCTGGTGCTGGACGCGGTCGTCGACCCGACCGCCGACACGGTCGGCCACGCCAAGAACCAGACCCTGGGCTTCCAGCGCGCCCTCGACAACTACCTCAAGTCCACCGGCCAGGACCCGGAAGAGGGCACACAAAAGATCGCGAACCTGCTGGAGCGGATCGACGCCGAGCCGCTGTCGACGACGTCGGGCCGCGAACTCACGCAGTCGCTGGCGACCACCGGCATCGTCCTGCCCCTCTACAGCGAGCAGAGCTGGCCGGCTCTGACCAGTGCACTCGACGCGGCCGAGGACGGGGACGGCACCGAGCTGCTCTCACTCGCCGACGGCTACAACGAGCGCGACGCCTCAGGCCGCTACGGCACGACGACCCACTCCCAACGGGTCATATCGTGCTTGGACCAGAAGCAGCGGCCGACGTCCGACGAGACGAAGAAGCTGCTGCCGGAATTCCGGGAGATCTCGCCCGTCTTCGGCGAGTTCCTGGGCTGGGACACCGCGGGCTGGTGCCACGACTGGCCGGTGGCCGGGCAGACCGACTCGCCCGAGGTGAGCGCACCGGGCGCGGAGCCCGTCCTGGTGGTGGGCAACACCGGCGACCCGGCGACGCCGTACGAGGGCGCCCAGAAGATGGCGGAGGAACTGGGCGAGGACGTCGGCGTGGTGCTCACCTGGAAGGGCGAGGGCCATGGGGCGTACGGCAGCGGCAGCAGCTGTGTCGACTCGACGGTGAACGCGTATCTGCTGGACGGGACGGTGCCGGACGACGGCAAGGTCTGCGCGTAG
- a CDS encoding DUF3152 domain-containing protein — protein MPRFPDGTPAHGVPRFPDGTPAHGFPRLPDGTPARGFPESRGGHPEQREGGGGWGRLGGDGRTAGAGQGVTHGAPSGAPYGAPSGPSPSAPNGAPGGRRGPRVPIPRQRREASPAGGPRQAYLDAFDEVDEVDGVLVSGTAHRVTSGADTDVQAETALQEKAPPEGPSEGPSEGKETAKGGKGKAFTGIAAAAVTTVLAVIVGGQFVGGQNGTATQSQAAGAGDRDVRDTSRSDHRPTPSSAPRASAAPLSYDAKMGKKYTLAADLEGSGKFQAVMGFDKAPGTGQKYRYRVDVEEGLGLDAALFAEAVQKTLNDERSWAHGGGRTFERISSGQPDFVITLASPGTTAVWCAKSGLDTTVDNVSCNSSATERVMINAYRWAQGAETYGDQIHAYRQMLINHEIGHRLGYEHETCDKDGELAPVMQQQSKFLTYGGITCKANPWPYPGS, from the coding sequence ATGCCGCGATTTCCTGACGGCACGCCGGCTCATGGGGTGCCCCGTTTCCCCGACGGCACGCCCGCGCACGGCTTCCCCCGTCTTCCCGACGGCACACCCGCCCGGGGGTTCCCCGAGAGCCGTGGTGGTCACCCCGAGCAGCGTGAAGGGGGCGGCGGCTGGGGGCGGTTGGGCGGCGACGGGCGGACGGCCGGCGCCGGGCAGGGTGTGACGCACGGGGCTCCTTCGGGGGCCCCGTACGGTGCGCCCTCCGGCCCCTCGCCGAGCGCCCCGAACGGCGCGCCCGGCGGGCGTCGCGGCCCGCGCGTTCCCATCCCCCGGCAGCGGCGGGAGGCCTCGCCCGCCGGTGGCCCCCGGCAGGCCTACCTGGACGCCTTCGACGAGGTCGACGAGGTCGACGGCGTCCTCGTGTCCGGCACGGCCCACCGCGTCACCTCGGGTGCCGACACCGATGTACAGGCCGAGACGGCTCTCCAGGAGAAGGCTCCGCCCGAGGGCCCTTCTGAGGGCCCTTCCGAGGGCAAGGAGACGGCCAAGGGCGGCAAGGGCAAGGCGTTCACCGGGATCGCGGCCGCCGCGGTCACCACCGTGCTGGCCGTCATCGTGGGCGGACAGTTCGTGGGCGGGCAGAACGGCACCGCCACACAGTCGCAGGCCGCCGGCGCCGGTGACCGTGACGTGCGCGACACCTCGCGCAGTGACCACCGGCCCACGCCGTCCAGCGCGCCCAGAGCGAGCGCGGCACCGCTGTCGTACGACGCGAAGATGGGCAAGAAGTACACGCTCGCCGCGGACCTGGAGGGAAGCGGGAAGTTCCAGGCCGTCATGGGCTTCGACAAGGCGCCGGGTACGGGGCAGAAGTACCGCTACCGCGTCGACGTCGAGGAGGGGCTCGGGCTCGACGCGGCGCTGTTCGCCGAGGCCGTGCAGAAGACCCTGAACGACGAGCGGAGTTGGGCGCACGGCGGTGGCCGTACGTTCGAGCGGATCTCCTCGGGCCAGCCCGACTTCGTGATCACGCTGGCCAGTCCGGGCACCACCGCCGTCTGGTGTGCCAAGTCGGGACTCGACACGACCGTGGACAACGTGTCCTGCAACTCGTCCGCCACCGAGCGCGTGATGATCAACGCGTATCGCTGGGCGCAGGGCGCGGAGACGTACGGCGATCAGATCCATGCCTACCGGCAGATGCTGATCAATCACGAGATCGGTCATCGCCTCGGCTACGAGCATGAGACCTGCGACAAGGACGGCGAACTGGCTCCCGTCATGCAGCAGCAGAGCAAGTTCCTCACCTATGGCGGGATCACCTGCAAGGCCAATCCCTGGCCGTATCCCGGGAGTTGA
- a CDS encoding spherulation-specific family 4 protein, with the protein MPYLTPAAPGTANTGLSAGFGIPGYAHPLVAPLEWDELTRPGTPLHWVVLNISDGPGTLPDPRCLEASGRLRNAGVRVLGHLDVTYGARAFGEIVADAHRYLDWYQVDGYLLDRCPTERSTLVEISRTVTTLRAFLGGGHIVLGHGTHPHPGYAETADQLVTFSGSWSDYRWSQAAEWTADHPPERFCHLVHSVPRGHLDEALRIARWQGAATIYFTDRTDRGGRIDPWETMPGYWDEIVSLVGTGVSE; encoded by the coding sequence GTGCCGTATCTGACCCCGGCCGCGCCGGGCACCGCGAACACCGGCTTAAGCGCCGGCTTCGGCATACCCGGCTATGCGCACCCCCTTGTCGCTCCGCTGGAATGGGACGAACTCACCCGCCCCGGCACCCCCTTGCACTGGGTCGTCCTCAATATCTCGGACGGCCCCGGCACCCTTCCCGACCCGCGCTGTCTGGAGGCCTCGGGACGGCTGCGCAACGCGGGCGTCCGGGTCCTCGGCCACCTGGACGTGACCTACGGGGCGCGAGCCTTCGGCGAGATCGTCGCCGACGCGCATCGCTACCTCGACTGGTATCAGGTCGACGGCTATCTCCTGGACCGCTGTCCCACCGAGCGCTCCACGCTCGTCGAGATCAGCCGCACGGTCACCACACTCCGCGCGTTCCTCGGCGGTGGCCACATCGTCCTCGGCCACGGCACCCACCCGCACCCCGGATATGCCGAGACCGCCGACCAGTTGGTCACCTTCTCCGGGTCCTGGAGCGACTACCGCTGGTCGCAGGCGGCCGAGTGGACCGCCGACCATCCGCCCGAGCGCTTCTGCCACCTTGTCCACAGCGTCCCCCGCGGTCACCTCGACGAGGCGCTGCGCATAGCCCGCTGGCAGGGCGCCGCCACGATCTACTTCACCGACCGCACCGATCGCGGCGGCCGGATCGACCCCTGGGAGACGATGCCCGGCTACTGGGACGAAATCGTCTCGCTTGTTGGAACGGGTGTCTCGGAATGA
- a CDS encoding alpha/beta hydrolase has product MPTSPRPRAVALTATAVLLSLSGVGCGGEAKGGNEDLTAQKLSWEKCPAPSASEGGGTAPSPLPDGDVWECATMKAPLDWGEPESDTIRIALIRARSSGARNERIGSLVFNFGGPGGSGVKALPGFGKQYTKLRTRYDLVSFDPRGVGRSAGVKCEDDEQLDEYFQQDLTPDDAAERTEFLDNTKAFNAACEKNSEKTLPYVRTTDTARDMDLMRQVLGDDKLHYFGVSYGTELGGVYAHLFPKNVGRAVFDAVVDPTQNPVQGSLAQAKGFQRALGNYARDCVEKEKGCPVGDSAQDVEDRISKLLKDLDSKPISGIFPRDLTEFAATTGIAQALYSQDLWPYLTQGLEQAYNGDGRLLMLLSDLMTGRGENGEYSNLSAANVSINCADEKPRYTTEDVEAKQAEFRAASPVFGDWLAWSVLTCTDWAVPGAADHPDVSAPGSAPILVIGNTGDPATPYAGARKMVEALGEGVGVELTYKGQGHGAYGSGNACVRAAVNGYLLAGKVPRSGTVCA; this is encoded by the coding sequence ATGCCCACCTCGCCCCGGCCGCGTGCCGTCGCCCTGACCGCCACGGCCGTCCTGCTGTCCCTGTCAGGGGTGGGCTGCGGCGGCGAGGCCAAGGGCGGGAACGAGGACCTGACGGCCCAGAAGCTCAGCTGGGAGAAGTGCCCGGCACCGTCGGCGTCCGAGGGCGGTGGCACCGCACCCTCCCCGCTGCCCGACGGCGACGTCTGGGAGTGCGCGACCATGAAGGCTCCCCTGGACTGGGGCGAGCCCGAGAGCGACACGATCCGCATCGCGCTGATCCGTGCCCGATCGAGCGGCGCGAGGAACGAACGCATCGGCTCACTCGTCTTCAACTTCGGCGGCCCGGGCGGCTCGGGCGTCAAGGCCCTCCCCGGCTTCGGCAAGCAGTACACGAAGCTGCGTACCCGCTACGACCTGGTGAGTTTCGACCCACGCGGCGTCGGCCGCAGCGCGGGCGTCAAGTGCGAGGACGACGAGCAACTCGACGAGTACTTCCAGCAGGATCTGACCCCGGACGACGCGGCCGAGCGGACGGAGTTCCTCGACAACACGAAGGCGTTCAACGCGGCCTGCGAGAAGAACTCCGAGAAGACCCTGCCGTATGTCCGCACGACCGACACCGCCCGCGACATGGACCTCATGCGTCAGGTCCTCGGCGACGACAAGCTGCACTACTTCGGCGTCTCCTACGGCACCGAACTCGGCGGCGTCTACGCCCACCTGTTCCCCAAGAACGTCGGACGGGCGGTGTTCGACGCGGTCGTCGACCCCACGCAGAACCCCGTGCAGGGCTCCCTCGCACAGGCCAAGGGCTTCCAGCGCGCCCTCGGCAACTACGCGCGGGACTGTGTGGAGAAGGAGAAGGGCTGCCCGGTCGGCGACAGCGCGCAGGACGTCGAGGACCGGATCAGCAAGCTGCTGAAGGACCTCGACAGCAAGCCGATCAGCGGCATCTTCCCTCGCGACCTGACCGAGTTCGCCGCGACCACCGGCATCGCCCAGGCCTTGTACTCGCAGGACCTCTGGCCGTACCTGACCCAAGGACTCGAGCAGGCGTACAACGGGGACGGCCGGCTGCTGATGCTGCTGTCCGACCTGATGACCGGGCGCGGCGAGAACGGCGAGTACAGCAACCTCAGTGCGGCGAACGTCTCCATCAACTGCGCCGACGAGAAGCCGCGGTACACCACCGAGGACGTGGAGGCGAAGCAGGCCGAATTCCGGGCCGCCTCCCCCGTCTTCGGTGACTGGCTCGCCTGGTCCGTGCTCACCTGCACCGACTGGGCGGTCCCCGGCGCGGCCGACCACCCCGACGTGAGCGCGCCCGGCTCGGCACCGATCCTCGTGATCGGCAACACGGGCGACCCGGCCACGCCGTACGCGGGCGCGCGGAAAATGGTCGAGGCACTCGGTGAGGGAGTCGGCGTCGAGCTGACGTACAAGGGGCAGGGGCACGGTGCGTACGGCAGCGGGAATGCCTGCGTGCGGGCGGCCGTGAACGGCTATCTGTTGGCGGGGAAGGTACCGAGATCCGGCACCGTCTGCGCATGA
- a CDS encoding NAD-dependent epimerase/dehydratase family protein — MRVLLIGANGYLGRFVAERLLADPAVQLTALGRGDDADVRFDLATGSPGALTRFLDAVHPGVVVNCAGATRGGARELTRHNTVAVATVCEALRRSGCGARLVQIGCGAEYGPSQPGSSTAEDAVPRPGGPYGVSKLAATELVLGSGLDAVVLRVFSPAGPGTPAGSPLGRLAEAMRRAMQSGDGELKLGGLGVQRDFVDVRDVARAVHAASLSAAQGVINIGSGRAVRLRDAAAVLARVAGYGGALHELDAPPGTLRPTIGHPRPEPDHAGPVAYPYPDGCGSWQQADVRTARDRLGWRPRINLEESLADIWMEAACRI, encoded by the coding sequence ATGAGGGTCCTGCTGATCGGAGCCAACGGATATCTCGGCCGCTTCGTCGCCGAACGCCTGCTCGCCGACCCGGCCGTGCAGCTCACCGCGCTCGGCCGGGGCGACGACGCCGACGTACGGTTCGACCTCGCCACCGGCAGCCCCGGCGCGCTCACCCGCTTCCTGGACGCGGTGCACCCGGGAGTCGTCGTCAACTGCGCCGGAGCCACCCGCGGCGGCGCCCGCGAACTCACCCGGCACAACACCGTCGCCGTCGCCACGGTCTGCGAGGCCCTCCGCCGCAGCGGCTGCGGAGCGCGCCTGGTGCAGATCGGCTGCGGCGCCGAGTACGGCCCCAGTCAGCCCGGGTCGTCCACCGCCGAGGACGCCGTGCCTCGCCCCGGCGGCCCGTACGGCGTGAGCAAACTCGCCGCCACCGAACTCGTCCTCGGCTCCGGCCTGGACGCCGTGGTCCTGCGCGTCTTCTCGCCCGCCGGGCCCGGCACCCCCGCCGGCTCGCCGCTCGGCCGCCTCGCCGAGGCCATGCGCCGCGCCATGCAGTCCGGCGACGGCGAACTCAAACTCGGCGGCCTCGGCGTCCAGCGCGACTTCGTCGATGTACGCGATGTCGCCCGCGCCGTCCACGCCGCCTCGCTCTCCGCCGCCCAGGGCGTGATCAACATCGGCTCCGGCCGCGCTGTGCGCCTCCGCGACGCCGCGGCAGTCCTCGCCCGCGTGGCCGGATACGGCGGCGCCCTGCACGAACTCGATGCCCCGCCCGGCACCCTCAGGCCGACCATCGGTCATCCCCGCCCCGAACCGGACCATGCGGGCCCGGTCGCCTACCCCTACCCGGACGGCTGCGGCAGCTGGCAGCAGGCCGACGTCCGCACCGCCCGCGACCGGCTCGGCTGGCGGCCTCGGATCAACCTGGAGGAGTCCCTCGCCGACATCTGGATGGAGGCGGCGTGCCGTATCTGA
- a CDS encoding alpha/beta fold hydrolase, with the protein MSSTELPSVLTATASPKASAVRVAPGERLRSVRLPGITLTVRTRPPAREDLPPALFVHGLGGSSQNWSSLMPLLDEFVAGEAVDLPGFGDSPPPDDGNYSITAHARAVIRYLEAAERGPVHLFGNSLGGAVTTRVAALRPDLVRTLTLVSPALPELRVQRTAVPTGLLALPGVAGLFTRFSRGWSAEQRVRGVMALCYGDPARVTEEAFRNAVEEMERRLQLPYFWDALTRSARGLVDAYTLGGQHSLWRQAERVLAPTLLIYGRRDQLVSYRMAQRAARTFRDSRLVTLPEAGHVAMMEYPEAVAGVFRELLADAGKSNGANNVEHAESVVGAGRVAVRERGSVDGSGSAGGDDFAAGGSVMGSPPGVGS; encoded by the coding sequence ATGTCTTCGACCGAGTTGCCGTCCGTGCTGACCGCCACCGCGTCACCGAAGGCGAGTGCCGTGCGTGTGGCGCCCGGCGAGCGGCTGCGGTCGGTCCGGTTGCCGGGGATCACGCTGACGGTGCGGACCAGACCGCCGGCGCGCGAGGATCTGCCGCCCGCCCTGTTCGTGCACGGCCTGGGCGGTTCCTCGCAGAACTGGTCGTCGCTGATGCCGCTGCTCGACGAGTTCGTGGCCGGTGAGGCGGTCGACCTGCCCGGCTTCGGCGACTCGCCGCCGCCGGACGACGGGAACTACTCGATCACGGCACACGCGCGCGCGGTCATCCGTTATCTCGAAGCGGCCGAACGCGGCCCCGTGCACCTCTTCGGCAACTCCCTCGGCGGCGCGGTCACGACCCGCGTCGCGGCCCTGCGGCCCGATCTCGTCCGGACGCTGACCCTGGTGTCGCCCGCCCTGCCGGAGCTCCGCGTGCAGCGGACCGCCGTGCCCACCGGGCTGCTGGCCCTGCCGGGTGTGGCGGGCCTCTTCACTCGCTTCTCCCGGGGCTGGTCCGCCGAGCAGCGCGTACGAGGGGTGATGGCGCTCTGCTACGGCGACCCCGCGCGCGTCACGGAGGAAGCCTTCCGCAACGCGGTCGAGGAGATGGAGCGACGGCTCCAGCTTCCGTATTTCTGGGACGCGCTGACGCGGTCCGCCCGTGGCCTCGTGGACGCGTACACCCTGGGCGGGCAGCACTCGCTCTGGCGCCAGGCCGAGCGCGTCCTCGCGCCGACCCTCCTCATCTACGGCCGCCGCGACCAGCTCGTCTCCTACCGCATGGCCCAGCGTGCCGCCCGCACCTTCCGTGACTCCCGACTGGTCACGCTGCCCGAGGCGGGGCATGTGGCGATGATGGAGTACCCGGAGGCGGTCGCCGGCGTGTTCCGCGAACTGCTCGCCGACGCGGGGAAGTCGAACGGTGCGAACAACGTGGAGCACGCGGAGAGCGTGGTCGGCGCGGGCCGAGTGGCGGTCCGTGAGCGTGGCTCGGTGGACGGAAGCGGCTCGGCCGGCGGTGACGATTTCGCCGCGGGAGGGTCCGTCATGGGCTCTCCCCCCGGTGTGGGGAGCTGA
- the moeZ gene encoding adenylyltransferase/sulfurtransferase MoeZ: protein MSLPPLVEPASELTVDEVRRYSRHLIIPDVGMDGQKRLKNAKVLCVGAGGLGSPALMYLAAAGVGTLGIVEFDEVDESNLQRQIIHSQADIGRSKAESARDSVLGINPYVNVILHEERLEAENVMDIFSQYDLIVDGTDNFATRYLVNDACVLLNKPYVWGSIYRFDGQASVFWSEHGPCYRCLYPEPPPPGMVPSCAEGGVLGVLCASIGSIQVTEAIKVLTGTGEPLVGRLMIYDALEMQYRQVKVRKDPGCAVCGENPTVTELIDYEAFCGVVSEEAQEAAAGATITPKQLKEWIDDGENIDIIDVREINEYEIVSIPGARLIPKNEFLMGAALESLSQDKKIVLHCKTGVRSAEVLAVLKSAGFSDAVHVGGGVIGWVNQIEPDKPVY from the coding sequence GTGTCGCTGCCACCCCTGGTCGAGCCCGCTTCCGAGCTCACCGTAGACGAGGTCCGCAGGTACTCCCGCCACCTGATCATCCCCGACGTCGGGATGGACGGGCAGAAGCGGCTGAAGAACGCCAAGGTGCTCTGTGTGGGCGCCGGCGGCCTGGGCTCGCCGGCGCTGATGTACCTCGCCGCGGCGGGCGTCGGGACGCTCGGCATCGTGGAGTTCGACGAGGTCGACGAGTCGAACCTGCAGCGCCAGATCATCCACAGCCAGGCCGACATCGGCCGCTCCAAGGCCGAGTCCGCGCGCGACTCCGTCCTCGGCATCAACCCGTACGTGAACGTGATCCTTCACGAAGAGCGGCTCGAGGCCGAGAACGTGATGGACATCTTCAGCCAGTACGACCTGATCGTCGACGGCACGGACAACTTCGCGACGCGCTACCTGGTCAACGACGCCTGCGTGCTGCTGAACAAGCCGTACGTCTGGGGCTCGATCTACCGCTTCGACGGCCAGGCCTCCGTCTTCTGGTCCGAGCACGGCCCCTGCTACCGCTGCCTCTACCCGGAGCCCCCGCCGCCGGGCATGGTCCCCTCCTGCGCCGAGGGCGGCGTCCTGGGCGTGCTGTGCGCGTCCATCGGCTCCATCCAGGTCACCGAGGCCATCAAGGTCCTCACCGGCACGGGCGAGCCCCTCGTCGGCCGGCTGATGATCTACGACGCCCTGGAGATGCAGTACCGCCAGGTCAAGGTCCGCAAGGACCCGGGCTGCGCGGTCTGCGGCGAGAACCCCACCGTCACCGAGCTCATCGACTACGAGGCCTTCTGCGGCGTCGTCTCCGAGGAGGCCCAGGAGGCGGCCGCCGGCGCGACGATCACTCCCAAGCAGCTCAAGGAGTGGATCGACGACGGTGAGAACATCGACATCATCGACGTCCGCGAGATCAACGAGTACGAGATCGTCTCCATCCCGGGCGCCAGGCTGATCCCGAAGAACGAGTTCCTCATGGGCGCCGCGCTGGAGAGCCTCTCGCAGGACAAGAAGATCGTCCTGCACTGCAAGACGGGTGTCCGCAGTGCGGAGGTCCTCGCCGTCCTCAAGTCGGCGGGCTTCTCCGACGCCGTCCATGTCGGCGGCGGCGTGATCGGCTGGGTCAACCAGATCGAGCCGGACAAGCCGGTCTACTAG
- a CDS encoding DUF3492 domain-containing protein, whose protein sequence is MRIGLLTEGGYPYVSGDARLWCDRLVRGLERHEFDVYALSRSERQEDEGWIPLPPHVRRVRTAPLWTAEDGGVAHGRRARRRFAEAYGELAAAVCAARSGGLAGEAAGDGSEAEADRFGNALYALAELARDEGGLASALRSEVAVRALERACRAPGALRAAREARVPDLLTIAAHLERALRPLSLDWYEDDGLGSVDLCHAAAGGSAALPGLLARHFHEVPLLVTEYGVPLRAHYLGACGDAPVRALLAAFHRQLTVEVYRQAACLTPGNIHARRWQERCGADRTKIRTVYPGMDASRFAEVGESPERSDPHTLMWVGRIEPAKDLVSLLHAFAEIRRAEPKARLRIVGAAAGSEGAAYLGHCKALAAQLFPDEADGGHAVGDDPVSFEEIGDPSVPDLAEAYAAGAVVVLSSVVEGFPISLVEAMFCGRPTVSTDVGAVVEVIGGTGLVVPPRNPRALAEACVALLREPERRARLGAAARARALELFTVEQNVAAFRGIYLEVVSHAPVRKLVLDDTGEPLPFGAPAESRVPGRWTESRLVAGSLGVAGVAGVAGLGGVVAGRPRWALGAPVRATTPARATGVPPVPPVTATGEPVPAGEGAR, encoded by the coding sequence GTGCGCATCGGACTGCTTACGGAGGGTGGCTATCCGTATGTGAGTGGTGACGCCAGGCTCTGGTGCGACCGACTCGTGCGTGGGCTGGAGCGACACGAGTTCGACGTCTACGCGCTCAGCCGGAGCGAGCGGCAGGAGGACGAGGGCTGGATCCCGCTGCCGCCGCATGTCCGCCGGGTCCGTACCGCGCCGCTGTGGACGGCCGAGGACGGCGGGGTCGCCCACGGTCGCCGGGCGCGGCGGCGCTTCGCGGAGGCGTACGGCGAACTGGCGGCGGCGGTGTGCGCCGCGAGGTCGGGCGGGCTGGCAGGGGAAGCCGCCGGGGATGGCTCCGAAGCCGAGGCGGACCGTTTCGGCAACGCGCTGTACGCGCTCGCCGAACTGGCCCGTGACGAGGGCGGACTCGCCAGCGCCCTACGCTCCGAAGTCGCCGTACGCGCACTGGAACGCGCCTGTCGCGCGCCGGGCGCGCTGCGGGCGGCGCGCGAGGCTCGCGTACCGGATCTGCTGACCATCGCCGCACACCTCGAACGCGCCCTGCGCCCCCTCTCGCTCGACTGGTACGAGGACGACGGGCTCGGCTCGGTCGACCTGTGCCACGCGGCGGCGGGCGGCTCGGCGGCACTGCCCGGGCTGCTGGCCCGGCACTTCCACGAGGTGCCGCTGCTGGTCACCGAGTACGGCGTGCCGCTTCGGGCGCACTATCTCGGGGCCTGTGGGGACGCGCCGGTGCGCGCCCTGCTCGCGGCCTTCCACAGACAGCTGACCGTCGAGGTCTACCGGCAGGCCGCCTGCCTCACCCCCGGCAACATCCATGCCCGCCGCTGGCAGGAACGCTGCGGTGCCGATCGCACCAAGATCCGTACGGTCTATCCCGGCATGGACGCGTCCCGCTTCGCGGAGGTGGGCGAATCGCCGGAACGCTCGGATCCGCACACGCTGATGTGGGTCGGCCGGATCGAACCCGCCAAGGACCTGGTCTCCCTGCTGCACGCCTTCGCCGAGATCCGCAGGGCGGAGCCCAAGGCACGGCTCAGGATCGTCGGGGCCGCGGCGGGCAGCGAGGGAGCCGCCTATCTCGGTCACTGCAAAGCCCTGGCCGCACAGCTCTTCCCCGACGAGGCCGACGGCGGGCACGCCGTCGGCGACGACCCCGTCTCCTTCGAGGAGATCGGTGACCCGTCCGTCCCCGACCTGGCGGAGGCGTACGCGGCGGGTGCCGTGGTCGTGCTGTCCAGCGTCGTCGAGGGCTTCCCGATCAGCCTGGTCGAGGCGATGTTCTGCGGCCGGCCCACGGTCTCCACGGATGTGGGCGCGGTCGTGGAGGTCATCGGCGGTACGGGCCTCGTCGTCCCGCCGCGTAATCCGCGGGCGCTCGCCGAGGCGTGCGTGGCACTTCTCCGTGAACCCGAGCGCCGTGCGCGCCTCGGTGCCGCCGCTCGCGCCCGCGCCCTGGAGCTCTTCACCGTCGAGCAGAACGTCGCGGCGTTTCGTGGCATCTACCTCGAGGTCGTCTCCCACGCCCCGGTGCGCAAGCTCGTCCTGGACGACACCGGCGAACCCCTGCCCTTCGGAGCGCCCGCCGAGTCCCGCGTCCCCGGCCGCTGGACCGAGTCCCGGCTGGTGGCGGGGAGCCTCGGCGTCGCCGGGGTGGCCGGCGTCGCGGGCCTCGGCGGAGTCGTCGCCGGCCGCCCCCGCTGGGCCCTCGGCGCGCCCGTACGGGCCACGACACCGGCCCGCGCCACGGGGGTGCCTCCGGTCCCCCCGGTGACGGCCACAGGGGAGCCGGTGCCCGCGGGGGAGGGGGCGCGATGA